In one Neobacillus sp. WH10 genomic region, the following are encoded:
- a CDS encoding S8 family serine peptidase, translating to MKRKQRRWLSILLTAILVLPLLLQPQMNADAATKGVSVSAKDELQTPKQKVTNSLYKQFEDQEKVTFLIKMKEQVDSAKVAKAAEDKAKLQKATPAKTKSLKRNTIVSELKATAKETQFDVLAFLEEQVKAGKAKGVHSYYIVNAIAVTATQEVMEKAAAFLEVEKILPNETRQLFVPEKSAGTAVQEPAAGTNSIEWNIERVGAPAVWEMGIDGSGVVIGSIDTGVQWDHPALKEKYRGFNKETGQADNTYSWFDATSGQTTPYDDHGHGTHSTGTMVGSEPNGSNIIGVAPGAKWIAVKAFTPDGGTDADLLEAGEWMMAPGGNPDKAPDVINNSWGGGPGLDEWYRPMVQAWRAAEIFPEFSAGNTNLGNPGGPGSVANPANYPEAVATGATDINNKLGGFSLLGPSPYGEIKPELSAPGVNIRSAVPGGSYEGGWNGTSMAGPHVSAAIALLKQANSSLTVDELERILQTTAIPLTDNKYPTSPNNGYGSGLLNVFDAVSAVVSGLGKIKGQVMKEGTDSEAPVLTHSQPGAVFAGMPLTLEASAADNISVTNVSLQYQKQDGSWTTVAAQRNSGDYKNGTYRVNIPGADISGNAFVYKWKALDFGGNESVSEHRVTVLPGITVGYVADFETKPDGWTSYGANDSWQWSKPTNGPNAAFSGEKVYATNLSGNYANSSNASLQMPPIDLPAGNSYLQFKQWYDLERNYDYGHVYVSTDAVNWVQKLRVNNLSNGWIDGEVNLSEYAGQRIYVAFNITTDGGVTKQGWYIDDVRLTNAPLAASQKAEVDVTTENDESAAASVKKEKVNPDKLTMMMPKVKKEASTEKLAPMQLPMQAQVTVVESGRSVATNPTNGSFEMTHAAGTFTVIAESYGHHSQTKSVTIAQDGEATANFTLQEQAKGTVSGTIKNKASGQPVAGATVYVIEDAHVQPVQTDENGHFSITAYEGDYTLKVVSPHYYSQEASIKLKGNIEKNFDIKPFIGYPGEIGYDDGTAENARAFYDAGNGWGVKMSLEKGNKKAFVRSGLFRFGDGEWPDPGGTAFKVAVYDASGPGGAPGKKLAGPFDATALRNGQWTQVDLSSHGIIVEGDFYIVYIQAADIPYVPGLATDDDGPNTYRSWQLVSGEWTPSPKTEGNYMIRAVVDYEVTEPSISSPVDGAFTNVETVTVKGEAAPKTKVHIFNKGVEVAAVDTKDDGKYSVDVKLKKGENQLTAKASTAQGMTDASAPVNVTYDADAPELTIGSPTDGSKLNKETVTVSGTVADNYLNFVLVNGTTAKVENGTYSARIILDEGINQIKVLAKDKAGNTTEKSLKVDVKYTAPLIKNVKPSEDKELKKGESVKIEFTSEPGLKASFFTNGTELPMTEVSPGYYVGNYTATKDKIADGAIIEVKAVDSYGNESRQTADGKLYINVKKKN from the coding sequence ATGAAAAGAAAACAACGCCGATGGTTATCGATTCTACTTACAGCCATTCTAGTATTGCCGTTGCTCCTGCAACCGCAAATGAATGCTGACGCTGCTACAAAAGGAGTAAGTGTTTCAGCCAAGGATGAGCTACAAACACCAAAGCAAAAAGTAACGAATTCGTTGTACAAGCAATTTGAAGACCAAGAAAAAGTTACCTTTCTCATCAAAATGAAAGAGCAGGTGGATTCTGCTAAAGTTGCCAAGGCAGCTGAGGATAAAGCCAAGCTGCAAAAGGCGACACCTGCAAAAACAAAATCATTAAAGCGAAACACAATTGTTTCCGAGTTAAAAGCAACGGCAAAAGAAACACAGTTTGACGTGTTAGCGTTTCTCGAGGAGCAAGTGAAGGCTGGAAAGGCTAAGGGTGTTCATTCCTACTATATAGTGAATGCGATTGCGGTTACAGCAACGCAAGAGGTAATGGAAAAAGCAGCGGCATTTCTAGAGGTTGAAAAAATCCTCCCTAACGAAACAAGACAATTGTTCGTTCCGGAAAAATCCGCAGGTACAGCTGTACAAGAACCGGCAGCAGGAACCAATTCGATCGAATGGAATATTGAACGTGTAGGTGCCCCTGCAGTTTGGGAAATGGGAATCGATGGAAGCGGAGTTGTCATTGGCTCGATTGATACCGGAGTGCAATGGGATCACCCGGCATTAAAGGAAAAATATCGTGGTTTTAATAAGGAAACAGGACAAGCGGATAATACGTATAGCTGGTTTGACGCAACTAGTGGTCAAACTACACCATATGATGATCACGGGCATGGAACACATTCAACAGGAACTATGGTTGGTTCAGAGCCGAATGGTTCAAATATCATCGGTGTCGCACCAGGTGCAAAGTGGATTGCGGTAAAGGCATTCACGCCAGATGGTGGTACAGATGCAGATTTATTAGAAGCTGGTGAATGGATGATGGCCCCAGGTGGAAATCCTGACAAGGCACCAGATGTTATCAATAATTCATGGGGCGGTGGTCCTGGGCTAGATGAGTGGTACCGTCCGATGGTTCAGGCGTGGAGAGCGGCAGAAATCTTCCCGGAATTCTCTGCAGGAAATACAAACTTAGGTAATCCTGGCGGCCCTGGGTCTGTAGCTAATCCGGCAAACTACCCAGAAGCAGTCGCTACAGGGGCCACTGATATTAACAACAAACTTGGAGGCTTTTCCTTACTTGGGCCTTCTCCATATGGGGAAATCAAACCGGAACTTTCAGCACCAGGTGTCAATATTCGTTCTGCTGTCCCTGGTGGCAGCTATGAAGGCGGATGGAATGGAACCTCGATGGCTGGTCCGCACGTTTCAGCAGCCATTGCCTTACTTAAGCAAGCAAATTCAAGCTTAACAGTTGATGAACTAGAAAGAATTTTACAAACAACAGCCATTCCTTTAACTGACAACAAATATCCAACATCACCAAATAACGGTTATGGCTCAGGATTATTGAATGTATTTGATGCCGTATCTGCTGTTGTTTCTGGTTTAGGGAAAATTAAAGGCCAGGTAATGAAAGAAGGGACCGACAGTGAAGCACCGGTGTTAACACATTCCCAACCTGGCGCGGTGTTTGCAGGTATGCCGTTAACGTTAGAAGCTTCCGCTGCCGATAATATTAGTGTAACAAATGTTTCGCTCCAATATCAAAAGCAAGATGGTTCATGGACTACTGTTGCTGCACAGCGAAATAGCGGCGATTACAAAAATGGAACGTACCGCGTGAATATTCCTGGTGCAGATATTTCAGGCAATGCTTTCGTATATAAGTGGAAAGCTCTTGATTTCGGTGGAAATGAATCTGTTAGTGAACATAGGGTCACTGTTCTTCCAGGGATTACAGTAGGCTATGTTGCCGATTTTGAAACTAAACCTGATGGATGGACTTCTTATGGTGCTAATGATTCATGGCAGTGGAGTAAGCCAACTAACGGTCCTAATGCAGCTTTCTCAGGTGAAAAAGTTTATGCGACCAATCTTAGCGGAAACTATGCGAACAGTTCAAATGCATCCTTACAAATGCCGCCAATTGATTTACCTGCAGGTAACAGCTACCTCCAATTTAAACAATGGTATGATTTAGAAAGAAACTATGATTATGGCCATGTATATGTCTCAACAGATGCTGTGAACTGGGTTCAAAAGCTTCGAGTCAATAATCTATCAAATGGCTGGATTGACGGTGAAGTGAATTTAAGTGAATATGCTGGCCAAAGAATTTATGTAGCTTTCAACATCACAACTGATGGCGGTGTGACAAAGCAAGGCTGGTATATTGATGATGTTCGTTTAACAAATGCACCACTTGCTGCATCACAAAAAGCAGAGGTGGACGTCACAACTGAAAATGATGAGTCTGCAGCAGCTTCTGTTAAAAAAGAAAAGGTCAATCCGGATAAGTTAACTATGATGATGCCTAAGGTGAAAAAGGAAGCAAGCACTGAAAAGCTTGCACCAATGCAATTGCCTATGCAGGCTCAAGTAACGGTTGTGGAATCCGGTCGTTCTGTTGCCACTAATCCGACAAATGGAAGCTTTGAGATGACACATGCAGCAGGAACATTTACGGTCATTGCTGAAAGCTATGGCCATCACTCGCAAACTAAATCAGTAACGATAGCACAGGACGGAGAAGCAACAGCGAACTTTACACTTCAGGAACAAGCGAAGGGAACTGTTTCGGGAACGATCAAGAATAAGGCATCAGGACAGCCAGTTGCTGGGGCGACTGTATATGTTATAGAAGATGCACATGTTCAGCCTGTCCAAACGGATGAAAACGGACATTTTTCAATTACGGCATACGAAGGTGATTATACACTTAAGGTCGTATCTCCACATTATTACAGTCAAGAAGCAAGCATTAAACTAAAAGGAAATATCGAGAAAAATTTCGATATTAAGCCGTTCATTGGTTATCCAGGTGAAATTGGCTATGACGATGGAACTGCGGAAAATGCACGTGCATTTTACGATGCCGGAAATGGCTGGGGTGTAAAAATGTCCTTAGAGAAAGGGAATAAAAAAGCATTTGTTAGAAGTGGCTTGTTCCGATTCGGGGATGGAGAGTGGCCAGATCCAGGTGGTACTGCCTTTAAAGTAGCCGTATATGATGCTTCTGGCCCGGGCGGAGCACCAGGTAAAAAACTGGCGGGACCTTTTGATGCTACAGCCCTTCGTAATGGTCAATGGACGCAAGTAGATTTAAGCAGCCATGGAATTATTGTTGAAGGCGATTTCTATATCGTCTACATCCAAGCCGCAGACATTCCATATGTTCCTGGTTTGGCAACAGATGATGATGGGCCAAATACGTATCGAAGCTGGCAGTTGGTAAGCGGGGAATGGACACCTTCCCCGAAAACAGAAGGCAACTATATGATTCGTGCAGTGGTTGATTATGAAGTAACAGAACCATCGATTTCCTCTCCTGTTGATGGAGCGTTCACCAACGTTGAAACAGTAACTGTGAAAGGTGAAGCTGCACCAAAGACAAAGGTTCATATATTTAATAAAGGCGTAGAAGTTGCGGCTGTTGATACAAAGGATGATGGCAAATATTCTGTTGACGTGAAGCTCAAGAAGGGTGAGAACCAATTAACGGCTAAAGCGTCTACAGCACAAGGGATGACGGATGCATCCGCACCTGTAAATGTAACCTATGATGCCGATGCGCCGGAGTTAACGATCGGCTCGCCAACTGATGGAAGTAAATTGAATAAAGAAACCGTCACCGTTTCAGGAACAGTCGCAGATAACTATTTAAATTTCGTCCTTGTTAATGGAACAACAGCGAAGGTAGAGAATGGAACCTATTCCGCCAGAATTATTCTGGATGAAGGAATCAATCAAATCAAGGTTTTGGCCAAGGATAAGGCAGGAAACACGACGGAAAAATCTCTAAAAGTTGACGTGAAATACACGGCACCATTGATTAAAAATGTAAAACCTTCTGAAGATAAGGAATTGAAGAAAGGCGAAAGTGTAAAGATTGAGTTTACAAGTGAGCCTGGTTTGAAAGCATCTTTCTTCACGAATGGAACAGAGCTTCCAATGACGGAGGTTTCACCAGGATATTATGTCGGAAATTACACCGCTACGAAGGATAAGATAGCTGACGGTGCCATCATTGAGGTAAAGGCGGTGGATTCCTATGGCAATGAGTCAAGACAAACAGCTGACGGAAAATTGTATATTAATGTGAAGAAAAAGAATTAA